The DNA region cagaacctccacagattaaagaggaggaggagcactgcatcggtctgGAAGTAGAGCAGCTTGTACTGAAGCAGGAGGATCAAGATAACCTTTTGTTGAATCCTACGTTCAAGGAAAGTGACCACAGTGAACCAGAGACAAGTgaccaccagctcctctcccacagctcagctcagagccAAGATCTCAACGGAGGCCTGTATGGAAACTCAAAATCAGTCGGAAAAGCAGAGCAGGCATCAGAAAAGGGACATCATGTCATCACAAGAGCAAAAGGGAGGACAAGTCCCAGTAACCTTGCATGTAGCGCTACCATGTCAAAGATTGTGCCGAATATCTGCAAGAGTAAAAAGGTTTTCCAGTGTGACACTTGTGGAAAAGTCTTTAAGTGGAAGTCAGGATTAAGCAAACATCTGAAGGTGCACACTGGTGAGAAACCATATCTTTGCAAAACCTGTGGAGAGAGATTTGGTTACAAGTCAGCACTAAAAACACATGTGAGAGTCCACACAGGGGAGAAACTGCATTCTTGcgaaatgtgtgaaaaaagtTTCACAAGTAGCACAAATTTGAAGATCcatgagagaacacacacgggcgagaaacctttttcttgcaaaacttgtgggagatgTTTTGCAACTAGAAATGTTCTCAAGAtacacgagagaacacacacgggcgagaaacctttttcttgcaaaacttgtgggagaagttttagccaGAGAACTACCTTGCAGGACCACGTgagaacgcacacgggcgagaaacctttttcttgcaaaacttgtgggagaagttttattcAGAGGATTAACCTGAAGatccacgagagaacacacacgggcgagaaacctttttcttgcaaaatttgtgggagaagttttagcaATAGAAATACCCTGAAGAGgcacgagagaacgcacactAGCaagaaacctttttcttgcaagACTTGTGGGACAAGTTTTACAACTAGAGTGAATCTGCAGGACcacaagagaacacacacgggcgagaaacctttttcttgcaaaacttgtgggagaagttttaaatctaaatataaccTGCAGGTtcacgagagaacgcacacgggcgagaaaccttttccctgcaaaacttgtgggagaagttttacaaCTAGAATTCATCTGCAGGaccacgagagaacacacaccgGTGAAAAACCTtattcttgcaaaacttgtgggagatgTTTTGCAACTAGATATGTTCTCAAGagacacgagagaacacacacgggcgagaaacctttttcttgcaaaacttgtgggaaaaGTTTTAGCCTGAGAACTACCCTGAAGAtacacgagagaacgcacacgggcgagaaacctttttcttgcaagacttgtgggagaagttttagccagagaaataccctgaagagacacgagagaacgcacacgggcgagctttatttcaaatctcaagatgaatttccatcacactaGCTAGCAGTTAACTTGTTTTCACGTGTTTCTAAACCAAAAAAAGTCTCAGCAACTTTGTTCTGCTTCTACAAAAAGAGATAAACATGATGCTTAGGGAGAAATGGTTTCCAAGGCAACAATGTAGAGAGGAGAAACAGTGGCACATTTAA from Limanda limanda chromosome 5, fLimLim1.1, whole genome shotgun sequence includes:
- the LOC133001496 gene encoding oocyte zinc finger protein XlCOF6-like isoform X2, with translation MSKIVPNICKSKKVFQCDTCGKVFKWKSGLSKHLKVHTGEKPYLCKTCGERFGYKSALKTHVRVHTGEKLHSCEMCEKSFTSSTNLKIHERTHTGEKPFSCKTCGRCFATRNVLKIHERTHTGEKPFSCKTCGRSFSQRTTLQDHVRTHTGEKPFSCKTCGRSFIQRINLKIHERTHTGEKPFSCKICGRSFSNRNTLKRHERTHTSKKPFSCKTCGTSFTTRVNLQDHKRTHTGEKPFSCKTCGRSFKSKYNLQVHERTHTGEKPFPCKTCGRSFTTRIHLQDHERTHTGEKPYSCKTCGRCFATRYVLKRHERTHTGEKPFSCKTCGKSFSLRTTLKIHERTHTGEKPFSCKTCGRSFSQRNTLKRHERTHTGEKPYLCKTCGKRFGYKSALKTHFRVHTGEKLHSCQRCEKSFTTSTNLKIHERTHTGEKPFTCKTCWRSFTTRVNLQVHERTHTGEKPFSCKTCGRRFKSKYNLKIHERTHTGEKPFTCKTCGRSFTTRMNLQVHERIHTGEKPFSCKTCGKSFSVRNTLKKHESSHTGQEPFSCKTCGKRFTRGCRLKVHMRSHKGEESYPCTTCGERYVSKSLLKKHLINHT
- the LOC133001496 gene encoding gastrula zinc finger protein XlCGF26.1-like isoform X3 — encoded protein: MSKIVPNICKSKKVFQCDTCGKVFKWKSGLSKHLKVHTGEKPYLCKTCGERFGYKSALKTHVRVHTGEKLHSCEMCEKSFTSSTNLKIHERTHTGEKPFSCKTCGRCFATRNVLKIHERTHTGEKPFSCKTCGRSFSQRTTLQDHVRTHTGEKPFSCKTCGRSFIQRINLKIHERTHTGEKPFSCKICGRSFSNRNTLKRHERTHTSKKPFSCKTCGTSFTTRVNLQDHKRTHTGEKPFSCKTCGRSFKSKYNLQVHERTHTGEKPFPCKTCGRSFTTRIHLQDHERTHTGEKPYSCKTCGRCFATRYVLKRHERTHTGEKPFSCKTCGKSFSLRTTLKIHERTHTGEKPFSCKTCGRSFSQRNTLKRHERTHTGDKKGFQCDTCGKVFKSKSRLNRHLRVHTGEKPYLCKTCGKRFGYKSALKTHFRVHTGEKLHSCQRCEKSFTTSTNLKIHERTHTGEKPFTCKTCWRSFTTRVNLQVHERTHTGEKPFSCKTCGRRFKSKYNLKIHERTHTGEKPFTCKTCGRSFTTRMNLQVHERIHTGEKPFSCKTCGKSFSVRNTLKKHESSHTGQEPFSCKTCGKRFTRGCRLKVHMRSHKGEESYPCTTCGERYVSKSLLKKHLINHT